A window of Dissulfurirhabdus thermomarina contains these coding sequences:
- a CDS encoding DegT/DnrJ/EryC1/StrS family aminotransferase produces MPVAFVDLAAQFRRLEPEIRAAVEAVLRHGRYVMGPEVEALEAELARRAGTAHAVACSSGTDALLLPLMAWGIGPGDAVFTTPFTFVATAEVIALAGAEPVFVDIDPATFNLDPAALPAAVARVRREGRLRPRAVIPVDLFGLPADYDRIRPVAEAEGLRVLEDAAQAFGAAYRGRPAGGLGDAGATSFYPAKPLGAYGDGGAVFTDDADLAGLLRSIRVHGQEGHQYENVRIGLNARLDTLQAAVLLVKLRAFDAELAARQRVADYYGAALEGVVQVPEVPEGCRSAWAQYSVLLPEGTDREALRARLLERGIPTMVYYPKPLHLQRAFAGLGHREGDFPAAEAASRRVLSLPMHPDLSEADLREVTGALRAALGEAGR; encoded by the coding sequence ATGCCGGTGGCCTTCGTCGACCTCGCGGCCCAGTTCCGGCGCCTCGAGCCGGAAATCCGGGCGGCCGTGGAGGCCGTGCTCCGGCACGGGCGCTACGTCATGGGGCCCGAGGTGGAGGCGCTCGAGGCGGAGCTCGCCCGCCGGGCCGGGACGGCCCATGCCGTGGCCTGTTCCAGCGGGACCGACGCCCTCCTCCTCCCGCTCATGGCCTGGGGGATCGGCCCCGGCGACGCCGTCTTCACCACCCCCTTCACCTTCGTCGCCACCGCCGAGGTCATCGCGCTCGCCGGCGCGGAGCCGGTCTTCGTGGACATCGACCCGGCCACCTTCAACCTGGACCCGGCGGCCCTGCCGGCCGCGGTGGCCCGGGTGCGCCGGGAGGGCCGCCTCCGGCCCCGGGCCGTGATCCCGGTGGATCTCTTCGGCCTCCCGGCCGACTACGACCGGATCCGACCGGTGGCCGAGGCCGAGGGGCTCCGGGTCTTGGAGGACGCGGCCCAGGCCTTCGGGGCCGCCTACCGGGGCCGTCCCGCCGGGGGGCTCGGCGACGCCGGGGCCACGAGTTTCTACCCGGCCAAGCCCCTGGGGGCCTACGGCGACGGCGGGGCGGTCTTCACCGACGACGCCGACCTGGCCGGTCTCCTCCGATCCATCCGCGTCCACGGGCAGGAGGGCCACCAGTACGAGAACGTGCGGATCGGGCTGAACGCCCGGCTCGACACCCTCCAGGCGGCAGTGCTCCTGGTCAAGCTCCGGGCCTTCGACGCCGAGCTGGCGGCCCGGCAGCGGGTGGCGGACTACTACGGGGCGGCCCTCGAGGGCGTGGTCCAGGTGCCGGAGGTGCCGGAGGGGTGCCGGAGCGCCTGGGCCCAGTACAGCGTGCTGCTGCCGGAGGGCACCGACCGGGAGGCGCTTCGCGCCCGCCTCCTGGAGCGGGGGATTCCCACCATGGTCTACTACCCGAAGCCGCTCCATCTCCAGCGGGCCTTCGCCGGCCTGGGCCACCGGGAGGGGGACTTCCCGGCGGCCGAGGCCGCCTCCCGCCGGGTCCTCAGCCTGCCCATGCACCCGGATCTGTCGGAGGCCGACCTCCGGGAGGTCACGGGGGCCCTCCGGGCCGCGCTCGGGGAGGCCGGGCGATGA
- a CDS encoding nucleotide sugar dehydrogenase, whose product MSLLRRIRAREARVGVIGLGYVGLPLALAFCRAGFRVTGFDVDEEKVRRLARGESYIRHVPSDRISACGDRFTPTADFARLAEVDCILVCVPTPLTRHREPDMTYVFGTARTVARHLRKGQLVVLESTTYPGTTDEDLRAILEESGLRAGRDFHLAYSPEREDPNNPDYSTTDIPKVVGGLTPGCLRAARALYDCVVVRTVPVSSTRAAEAAKLLENIYRAVNIALVNELKVLFDRMGIDVWEVIEAAKTKPFGFQAFYPGPGLGGHCIPIDPFYLSWKAREYDLSTRFIELAGEVNTRMPYHVVEKTVAALNARGKSIKGARILILGLAYKRDVDDIRESPSLKLIELFQDRGARVAYSDPYVPRTHRMRRYDFRMRSVPLTPANLKRHDCVVVATDHSSVDYRMVAEHAALVIDTRNVVPGAGRRKNIVKA is encoded by the coding sequence ATGAGTCTCCTCCGGCGGATCCGCGCCCGGGAGGCCCGGGTCGGGGTCATCGGCCTCGGCTACGTGGGGTTGCCCCTGGCGCTGGCCTTCTGCCGGGCGGGGTTCCGGGTGACGGGCTTCGACGTGGACGAGGAGAAGGTCCGCCGCCTCGCCCGGGGCGAGAGCTACATCCGCCACGTGCCGTCCGACCGGATCTCCGCCTGCGGCGACCGCTTCACCCCCACGGCGGATTTTGCGCGCCTGGCCGAGGTGGACTGCATCCTCGTCTGCGTCCCCACGCCGCTCACCCGGCACCGGGAGCCCGACATGACCTATGTCTTCGGCACGGCCCGGACCGTGGCCCGCCACCTCCGGAAGGGGCAGCTCGTGGTGCTCGAGTCCACCACCTACCCGGGGACCACCGACGAGGACCTCCGGGCCATCCTGGAGGAGAGCGGGCTTCGCGCGGGGCGCGACTTCCACCTCGCCTACTCCCCGGAGCGCGAGGATCCGAACAACCCGGACTACTCCACCACCGACATTCCGAAGGTGGTGGGGGGGCTCACGCCGGGTTGCCTGCGGGCGGCCCGGGCCCTCTACGACTGCGTGGTGGTCCGGACCGTCCCCGTCTCCTCCACCCGGGCCGCCGAGGCCGCCAAGCTCCTCGAGAACATCTACCGGGCCGTGAACATCGCCCTGGTCAACGAGCTCAAGGTCCTCTTCGACCGGATGGGGATCGACGTGTGGGAGGTGATCGAGGCGGCCAAGACCAAGCCCTTCGGCTTCCAGGCCTTCTACCCGGGTCCGGGGCTCGGGGGGCACTGCATCCCCATCGACCCCTTCTATCTCTCCTGGAAGGCCCGGGAGTACGACCTTTCCACCCGGTTCATCGAGCTGGCCGGCGAGGTCAACACGCGGATGCCCTACCACGTGGTGGAGAAGACCGTGGCGGCCTTGAACGCCCGCGGGAAAAGCATCAAGGGCGCCCGCATCCTGATCCTCGGCCTCGCCTACAAGCGGGACGTGGACGACATCCGGGAATCGCCGTCCCTGAAGTTGATCGAGCTGTTCCAGGACAGGGGGGCCCGGGTGGCCTACAGCGATCCTTATGTCCCTCGGACTCACCGGATGCGGAGGTACGACTTTCGCATGCGCTCGGTGCCCCTGACGCCGGCGAACCTGAAGAGACACGATTGCGTGGTGGTGGCCACGGATCATTCCTCCGTGGATTACCGGATGGTGGCCGAACACGCGGCCCTCGTGATCGATACCCGAAACGTCGTGCCCGGCGCGGGGCGGCGGAAAAACATCGTGAAAGCCTGA
- a CDS encoding NAD-dependent epimerase/dehydratase family protein: MKIDEIKHGLRRAPKRWLVTGVAGFIGANLLEALLELDQEVVGLDNFATGHRRNLDDVQWSVGEEAWARFRFVEGDIRDLDTCRAVCESVDIVLHQAALGSVPRSIEDPIRTNQANIDGFLNMLVAARDAGVRRFVYAASSSTYGDHPALPKREDVVGRPLSPYAVTKRVNEMYAEVFARVYGFASIGLRYFNIFGRRQDPNGAYAAVIPRWIGELLAGRRPVIFGDGKTSRDFCYIDNAIQANLLAAMVEDEAAVNQVYNIAVNAQTSLYELFTKIREALSVYVPALGEVEPEYGDFRPGDVRHSRASIDKAAALLGYAPTHDVDAGLSETVQWYFRKWERR, from the coding sequence TTGAAAATCGACGAGATCAAGCACGGCTTGCGCCGCGCCCCGAAGCGGTGGCTCGTTACGGGGGTGGCCGGGTTCATCGGCGCCAACCTGCTCGAGGCGCTCTTGGAACTGGACCAGGAAGTCGTCGGCCTGGACAACTTCGCCACGGGCCACCGGCGGAACCTGGATGATGTCCAGTGGAGCGTCGGCGAGGAGGCGTGGGCCAGGTTCCGTTTCGTGGAAGGTGACATCCGGGACCTGGATACGTGCCGGGCCGTGTGCGAGTCCGTCGACATCGTCTTGCACCAGGCCGCTCTCGGAAGTGTCCCGAGGTCCATCGAGGACCCCATCCGGACGAACCAGGCCAACATAGACGGATTTCTCAACATGCTGGTGGCCGCCCGGGATGCCGGCGTCCGCCGTTTCGTGTACGCGGCGTCGTCGTCGACCTACGGCGACCACCCGGCGTTGCCGAAGCGGGAGGACGTGGTGGGGCGACCTCTCTCCCCCTATGCCGTCACCAAGCGGGTCAACGAGATGTACGCGGAGGTGTTCGCGAGGGTCTACGGGTTCGCCTCCATCGGGCTGCGGTATTTCAACATCTTCGGCAGGCGGCAGGACCCGAACGGGGCCTATGCCGCCGTGATTCCAAGGTGGATCGGGGAACTGTTGGCCGGCCGCCGGCCCGTCATCTTCGGAGATGGGAAGACGAGCCGGGACTTCTGTTACATTGACAATGCCATCCAGGCCAACTTGCTGGCGGCGATGGTCGAAGACGAGGCGGCCGTCAACCAGGTTTACAATATCGCCGTCAACGCCCAAACGAGCTTGTATGAGCTTTTCACCAAGATCCGGGAGGCCCTTTCCGTCTATGTCCCGGCTCTCGGGGAGGTGGAGCCGGAATACGGAGATTTCAGGCCCGGGGACGTACGCCATTCCCGGGCGAGCATCGACAAGGCCGCCGCCTTGCTGGGCTATGCCCCGACGCATGACGTGGATGCCGGACTTTCGGAAACGGTGCAGTGGTATTTCCGGAAATGGGAGCGTCGCTGA
- a CDS encoding sulfotransferase family protein → MKTARPKKTRGIPPVIICGMHRSGTSLVARILEAAGLFIGKRKDRNSEALFFSRINDWILRRCGGSWDFPGPVRWLWRSEELRALVLDMLDGWLKHPLAIQYLGLGAWVRYGDVRALERPWGWKDPRSTLLLPLWTEVFPDAKVVYVERHGVDVARSLFVRAHREVQIQRRRYARAGWLYLLYQRYRSRGFSGSARCLDLEGGFELWEEYVLAAGRHAEALSGRFFSVPYEKFVQDPEAWLRDLCAFCGLEPGQKQIETCRRLVDGGRAHAYRHDEALVQFALEHDDRLGPYKSKP, encoded by the coding sequence ATGAAAACGGCACGTCCCAAGAAGACAAGGGGCATACCGCCCGTCATCATCTGCGGGATGCATCGATCCGGGACCTCGCTTGTGGCGCGGATCCTCGAGGCGGCCGGTCTTTTTATCGGGAAGCGGAAGGACCGGAATTCCGAGGCGTTGTTCTTTTCCAGGATCAACGACTGGATACTGCGGCGGTGTGGGGGGAGTTGGGACTTCCCCGGACCGGTACGTTGGCTGTGGCGCAGCGAGGAGCTCCGGGCTCTGGTGCTCGATATGCTCGACGGGTGGCTCAAGCACCCACTGGCCATCCAGTACCTGGGGCTGGGGGCCTGGGTGAGGTACGGGGATGTCCGGGCACTCGAAAGGCCATGGGGCTGGAAGGATCCCCGCAGCACGCTGCTCTTGCCTTTGTGGACGGAGGTCTTCCCGGATGCGAAGGTCGTGTACGTGGAACGACACGGGGTGGACGTCGCTCGTAGCCTGTTCGTTCGGGCGCACCGGGAGGTCCAGATCCAGCGGAGGCGCTACGCGCGTGCCGGATGGTTGTATCTGCTGTACCAGAGGTACCGGTCACGGGGGTTTTCCGGCTCGGCCAGGTGCCTGGATCTGGAGGGAGGATTTGAATTGTGGGAGGAATACGTCTTGGCGGCCGGCAGACATGCTGAAGCCCTGTCGGGGCGTTTTTTTTCAGTCCCATACGAAAAGTTTGTGCAGGATCCCGAGGCCTGGTTGCGGGATTTGTGCGCTTTTTGCGGGCTGGAACCCGGTCAGAAACAGATCGAGACATGCCGCCGGCTCGTGGACGGCGGCCGGGCACACGCTTACCGCCACGACGAGGCGCTCGTCCAGTTTGCCCTGGAACACGACGATCGGCTCGGGCCGTACAAGTCGAAACCTTGA
- a CDS encoding O-antigen ligase family protein, which yields MKYLPVSERLMMRFPFGVIFGCLLLIVLIFFPLAHHEIKLSLFGVAAFLVLARSIVLEGRIGLAREVWFWFMWYVICGSFYALYGAVERNPGAFFSLAIYLVWPVVYVGLVAGAALDDRFIRWLLRTCVVGLFLVSALGVMAVLGGIGWISADYVPLLSQDQAVVLFPGLSRMRYRPISSLFFLLPFVATSLMAPRSCWDQVASRGLRWLALLLGTFVVFASGRRALMLVAVVGPLLGFLLLFTSTGVSRRAFFQVLLAIIGGICLLIALPPISLQGIWQWFWGGFNPAQDTSAAIRGAQGDFLTKAWLSAPYLGHGLGSVAPVVRSSARPWQYELQYHLLLFQTGLVGVACYSAGILWMIGKAYKISAADPGPGAFLIPTIAGLAGVLIGNASNPYLQAYGALWMVFLPLAIINHWCLHVRGPKRPSGCIMARESPLIVS from the coding sequence TTGAAGTATCTTCCAGTGTCGGAACGTTTGATGATGCGTTTCCCCTTCGGCGTTATTTTCGGCTGTCTTTTGCTGATTGTGCTGATATTTTTCCCGTTGGCGCATCATGAAATCAAGTTGTCTCTTTTCGGCGTTGCAGCTTTCCTGGTGCTTGCCAGAAGCATAGTGCTAGAAGGCCGGATTGGTTTGGCCCGGGAAGTATGGTTTTGGTTCATGTGGTACGTCATTTGCGGTTCTTTTTACGCGTTATATGGAGCTGTCGAGAGAAATCCAGGTGCATTCTTCTCCCTTGCCATTTATTTGGTGTGGCCGGTCGTCTACGTTGGCCTGGTCGCTGGCGCCGCTCTTGACGACAGATTCATCCGCTGGCTTTTGCGGACCTGCGTGGTGGGGCTCTTTTTGGTTTCCGCCTTGGGTGTCATGGCGGTTTTGGGGGGGATTGGATGGATATCGGCCGACTACGTGCCCCTTTTGAGCCAGGATCAAGCCGTTGTTTTATTCCCCGGCCTTTCTCGCATGCGTTATCGGCCGATTTCGTCACTTTTTTTCCTTCTACCCTTCGTCGCCACGAGCCTTATGGCGCCCCGCTCGTGCTGGGACCAAGTTGCAAGCCGGGGCCTGAGATGGTTGGCCTTATTGTTGGGGACCTTTGTGGTGTTCGCCTCTGGCCGGCGGGCCTTGATGCTGGTCGCGGTTGTCGGACCCTTGTTGGGATTCCTGCTGTTGTTCACGTCGACGGGGGTCTCGCGCCGCGCCTTTTTCCAAGTCCTGTTGGCCATCATCGGCGGCATTTGCCTGCTCATAGCGCTCCCTCCTATAAGCCTTCAAGGGATATGGCAGTGGTTTTGGGGCGGATTCAACCCGGCCCAGGATACAAGTGCCGCGATCCGGGGGGCACAGGGCGACTTTTTGACGAAGGCATGGCTTTCTGCTCCATACCTGGGGCATGGACTTGGATCGGTGGCGCCGGTCGTGCGATCTTCGGCCCGGCCATGGCAGTATGAGTTGCAATACCACTTGCTTCTCTTCCAGACGGGATTGGTGGGAGTGGCCTGCTATTCGGCCGGGATTCTTTGGATGATCGGCAAGGCTTACAAGATTTCCGCTGCGGATCCCGGGCCCGGCGCCTTTTTGATCCCCACGATAGCCGGACTGGCGGGAGTCTTGATCGGGAATGCCTCCAACCCCTACCTGCAAGCGTATGGGGCCTTGTGGATGGTCTTCCTGCCCTTGGCAATCATCAATCATTGGTGCCTGCATGTCCGGGGGCCCAAGCGCCCATCGGGATGCATCATGGCACGAGAGTCTCCCCTGATCGTTTCATGA
- a CDS encoding glycosyltransferase family 4 protein, whose protein sequence is MKILALTRYSSLGASSRVRSYQFFEYFQEHGVDVRCCPFFDAAYLANLYGAGRRDWGNLWRAYSRRIGASWGQRRKEIDLLWIEKEVLPWLPAPVERFLWLSRFPYVVDYDDAVFHNYDLHPSGFVRRLLGRKIDSIMAGAELVTAGNAYLGERARRAGAKRVEIVPSVVDTEKFRPKFVPGGEVFTIGWIGTPFTARYLDLVAGSLAEVCKGRGRVVLVGAGAVSLPGVPVEVRPWSEDTEVAEIQSFDVGIMPLPDGPWERGKCGYKLIQYMACGKPVVASPVGANREIVRDGETGFLADGRDGWISALQALMNDPGKRIRMGRSARERVVAHYSRHVVAPRLLQLLEQAAGAAVG, encoded by the coding sequence ATGAAAATCCTGGCCTTGACCCGTTATTCATCGCTCGGGGCGAGCAGCCGGGTGCGCTCTTATCAATTTTTTGAATATTTTCAGGAGCATGGTGTTGATGTGCGGTGTTGCCCGTTTTTCGATGCCGCTTACTTGGCCAACCTCTATGGAGCGGGGAGGCGTGATTGGGGCAACCTTTGGCGTGCATATTCCAGAAGGATTGGAGCCAGCTGGGGGCAACGGCGCAAGGAAATCGATCTCTTGTGGATCGAAAAAGAAGTTTTGCCCTGGCTGCCGGCGCCAGTGGAACGCTTTCTTTGGCTGTCACGTTTTCCTTACGTCGTAGATTATGATGACGCCGTTTTTCATAATTATGATTTGCATCCTTCTGGTTTTGTGCGGCGCCTGTTGGGGCGAAAGATTGACAGCATCATGGCCGGCGCTGAGCTCGTAACCGCCGGCAATGCTTACCTTGGAGAACGTGCAAGGCGGGCGGGCGCCAAACGGGTTGAAATAGTGCCAAGTGTAGTCGATACAGAGAAATTCCGGCCCAAATTTGTGCCGGGGGGCGAGGTCTTTACCATCGGGTGGATTGGGACTCCTTTTACGGCCAGGTACCTGGACCTGGTGGCAGGTTCCTTGGCGGAAGTGTGCAAGGGGAGGGGGCGGGTTGTATTGGTCGGGGCAGGCGCCGTTTCACTGCCGGGGGTACCCGTGGAGGTCCGTCCCTGGTCCGAGGACACCGAGGTGGCCGAGATCCAAAGTTTTGATGTCGGCATCATGCCATTGCCAGACGGGCCGTGGGAACGGGGGAAATGTGGCTACAAGCTTATCCAGTACATGGCTTGCGGTAAACCGGTGGTTGCTTCTCCTGTCGGGGCGAATCGAGAAATCGTTCGTGACGGTGAGACGGGATTTCTGGCGGATGGGCGAGATGGGTGGATATCGGCCCTCCAGGCCTTGATGAATGACCCGGGGAAGCGGATTCGAATGGGGCGTTCGGCGCGTGAAAGGGTCGTGGCCCATTATTCCCGGCACGTCGTTGCCCCCCGGCTCCTACAGCTGCTGGAACAGGCCGCCGGCGCCGCGGTTGGGTGA
- a CDS encoding glycosyltransferase family 4 protein gives MEASGGAAVKVVVAASYDRSLVTFRGPLIRAMIQGGHQVVAAAPVFSASSRRFLQDLGVTCVEVRMARTGVNPVPDLFTMAAYYRLLRKERPQLLLAYTVKPIVYGGMAARLAGIRGFFPMVTGLGYAFTGDAAGRRLVSTVVRHLYRAALKGSRAVFFQNPDDLEEFRRRGILGASARAVVINGSGVDLDDFAAVPLPREPVFFMAARLLKDKGVREYAEAARIVRRAHPEARFRLAGWLDRNPSAIKRDELAAWVEEGVLEYLGALEDVRPALAKARVYVLPSYREGTPRSVLEAMSMGRPVVTTDVPGCRETVIDGVSGFRVPARDPGALAAACLRFVEQPELADCMGREGRRLAEERYDVHKVNAVILETMGLAG, from the coding sequence ATGGAAGCGTCCGGGGGTGCCGCCGTGAAGGTGGTCGTGGCCGCCAGCTATGACCGGTCCCTCGTGACCTTCCGCGGCCCGCTCATCCGGGCCATGATCCAGGGGGGGCACCAAGTGGTGGCCGCCGCCCCGGTCTTCTCGGCCTCATCCCGGAGGTTTCTGCAAGACCTGGGCGTTACGTGTGTTGAGGTCCGGATGGCACGGACGGGGGTGAACCCCGTCCCGGATCTCTTCACGATGGCCGCCTATTATCGCCTCCTGCGAAAGGAGCGACCGCAGCTCCTGCTCGCCTACACCGTCAAACCCATCGTGTATGGGGGGATGGCGGCGCGGCTGGCCGGCATCCGCGGATTCTTCCCGATGGTGACCGGCCTGGGATACGCCTTCACCGGGGATGCCGCCGGCCGGCGCCTCGTTTCGACGGTGGTGCGGCACCTTTACCGGGCGGCTTTGAAGGGGAGCCGGGCCGTTTTTTTCCAAAACCCGGACGATCTCGAGGAATTCCGGCGGCGGGGAATCCTGGGGGCGTCGGCCCGCGCGGTGGTCATCAACGGCTCCGGCGTCGACCTGGATGACTTTGCGGCCGTCCCCTTGCCCCGGGAGCCCGTTTTCTTCATGGCTGCCCGGCTCCTGAAGGACAAGGGGGTCCGGGAATACGCGGAGGCGGCCCGGATCGTTCGCCGTGCGCATCCCGAGGCCAGGTTCCGGCTGGCCGGATGGTTGGACCGCAATCCAAGCGCGATAAAGAGGGATGAACTCGCGGCCTGGGTGGAGGAAGGCGTGCTGGAGTATCTCGGTGCGCTGGAGGATGTCCGCCCCGCCCTGGCGAAGGCCCGGGTCTATGTCCTGCCCTCGTACCGCGAGGGTACGCCCCGTTCGGTCCTGGAGGCCATGAGCATGGGGCGGCCCGTGGTGACCACGGACGTTCCCGGTTGCCGGGAGACGGTGATCGACGGCGTCAGTGGTTTCCGGGTGCCGGCTCGGGATCCCGGGGCCCTGGCGGCGGCTTGCCTGCGGTTCGTCGAGCAACCGGAACTGGCAGATTGCATGGGGCGGGAGGGCCGCCGCCTGGCTGAGGAGAGGTACGACGTCCACAAGGTGAACGCGGTGATCCTCGAAACCATGGGGCTTGCCGGATGA
- a CDS encoding sugar transferase, with protein sequence MKRILDLALATAACLFLLPVMAAVALMVRIFLGAPVFFRQVRPGLHGRPFVLYKFRTMTDARDARGNLLPDEQRLTRLGRFLRRTSLDELPELFNVLKGEMSLVGPRPLLMEYLRLYTPEQMRRHEVRPGITGWAQVNGRNAISWEEKFRLDVWYVDNRSLWLDLKILFLTLAQVVKGRGINQPGCATAERFKGSRSG encoded by the coding sequence ATGAAACGGATCCTGGACCTGGCGCTGGCCACGGCCGCTTGCCTGTTCCTCCTGCCGGTCATGGCGGCGGTGGCCTTGATGGTGCGCATCTTCCTCGGCGCCCCGGTGTTCTTCCGCCAGGTGCGGCCGGGGCTGCACGGCCGGCCCTTCGTTCTCTACAAGTTCCGGACCATGACCGATGCCCGGGACGCCCGGGGGAACCTCCTCCCCGACGAGCAGCGCCTGACACGCCTCGGGCGTTTTCTGCGGCGGACCAGCCTGGACGAATTGCCGGAGTTGTTCAACGTGCTCAAGGGAGAAATGAGTCTGGTCGGCCCCCGGCCGTTGCTCATGGAATACCTCAGGCTCTATACTCCTGAGCAGATGCGGCGCCACGAGGTCCGCCCCGGCATCACGGGGTGGGCCCAGGTGAACGGCCGAAATGCCATATCGTGGGAGGAAAAGTTCCGGCTGGACGTCTGGTACGTGGACAACCGGAGCCTCTGGCTGGATCTCAAGATCCTCTTCCTGACCCTGGCCCAGGTGGTGAAGGGCAGGGGCATAAACCAGCCGGGATGCGCCACGGCCGAGCGTTTCAAGGGCTCCCGGTCAGGGTGA
- a CDS encoding acyltransferase, with translation MGGKDPGDRFAEWTYPEIEDGVPTKYHWIVRHPDGFQLGRRTDIGAFTYINAKNGVIIEDEVQVGSHCSIYSVSTIDGREGRVRLARGCRVGTHSVIMPGVTIGENAVIGAFSFVKSDVPANSVAVGVPARVIKKRP, from the coding sequence ATGGGCGGCAAAGATCCAGGCGACCGGTTCGCCGAGTGGACATACCCGGAGATCGAGGACGGCGTCCCGACCAAGTACCACTGGATCGTTCGGCATCCCGACGGGTTCCAGCTGGGGCGGCGGACGGACATCGGGGCCTTCACCTATATCAATGCGAAGAACGGGGTCATCATCGAGGATGAGGTCCAGGTGGGGTCGCACTGCTCCATCTACTCGGTCTCCACCATCGACGGCCGCGAAGGACGGGTCCGGCTCGCCCGGGGATGCCGGGTCGGTACCCACAGCGTCATCATGCCGGGGGTCACCATCGGGGAGAACGCCGTCATCGGGGCCTTCAGTTTCGTCAAGTCGGATGTCCCGGCCAACTCGGTGGCGGTCGGGGTGCCGGCCCGGGTGATCAAGAAGCGCCCGTGA
- a CDS encoding DegT/DnrJ/EryC1/StrS family aminotransferase, which produces MNDEKPPRLYLSPPHMGGAELDLVREAFASNFIAPVGPMVEAFEAEFAAYTGMAAAAAVSSGTAALHLAMRLLGVGPGDEVLVSDLTFIGSVTPVVYQGAVPVFLDSDPATWNMDPALLAEELEERRRRGRRLPRAVVPTDIYGQACDLDRILELCRTHEIPVVTDSAEAVGTRYRGRHAGKGAQAAAFSFNGNKIITTSGGGMLASDDPALVEEARFLAQQARDPAPHYEHSRLGYNYRLSNLLAAVGRGQLRVLEDRVRKKRWIFEAYRAALGDLPGITFMPEAGYGRCTRWLTVILVDPAAFGADREVVRAALEEHNIEARPVWKPMHLQPVFRHCRVVGGGVSEDLFRRGLCLPSGTAMGEAEIDRVAAVIRRVHRG; this is translated from the coding sequence ATGAACGACGAGAAGCCTCCCCGGCTCTACCTTTCCCCGCCCCATATGGGCGGAGCCGAGTTGGACCTGGTCCGGGAGGCCTTCGCCTCCAACTTCATCGCGCCCGTGGGCCCCATGGTGGAGGCTTTCGAGGCGGAATTCGCGGCCTATACGGGCATGGCCGCCGCCGCCGCGGTGAGCAGCGGCACGGCGGCCCTGCACCTGGCCATGCGCCTCTTAGGCGTGGGGCCGGGGGACGAGGTCCTGGTCTCGGACCTTACCTTCATCGGGAGCGTCACCCCCGTCGTCTACCAGGGGGCGGTCCCCGTCTTCCTCGATTCCGATCCGGCCACATGGAACATGGATCCCGCACTCCTGGCCGAGGAGCTGGAGGAGCGGCGCCGGCGAGGCCGGCGCCTCCCCCGGGCGGTGGTGCCGACCGACATCTACGGGCAAGCCTGCGACCTCGACCGGATCCTGGAGCTTTGCCGCACCCACGAGATCCCGGTGGTGACGGATTCCGCCGAGGCCGTGGGCACCCGTTACAGGGGGCGCCACGCGGGCAAGGGGGCCCAGGCGGCGGCATTTTCCTTCAATGGCAACAAGATCATCACGACGTCCGGTGGCGGCATGTTGGCTTCGGACGACCCGGCCCTGGTGGAGGAGGCTCGGTTCCTCGCCCAGCAGGCCAGGGACCCGGCGCCGCACTACGAACATAGCCGGCTGGGCTACAACTATCGCCTGAGCAATCTGCTGGCGGCGGTGGGAAGAGGTCAGCTCCGGGTCCTCGAGGACCGCGTCCGGAAGAAGCGGTGGATCTTCGAGGCCTACCGGGCGGCACTGGGAGACCTGCCCGGCATCACCTTCATGCCCGAGGCCGGTTACGGGAGATGCACCCGGTGGTTGACCGTCATCCTGGTCGACCCGGCGGCCTTCGGCGCCGACCGCGAGGTGGTTCGTGCGGCCCTGGAAGAGCACAACATCGAAGCCCGCCCGGTCTGGAAACCCATGCATCTTCAGCCGGTGTTTCGGCATTGCCGGGTCGTGGGGGGCGGGGTGAGCGAGGATCTCTTCCGGAGAGGGTTGTGCCTGCCCTCGGGGACGGCCATGGGGGAGGCGGAGATCGACCGGGTGGCCGCCGTGATTCGCCGGGTGCACAGGGGCTGA